In Gigantopelta aegis isolate Gae_Host unplaced genomic scaffold, Gae_host_genome ctg2689_pilon_pilon:::debris, whole genome shotgun sequence, the following are encoded in one genomic region:
- the LOC121391580 gene encoding atherin-like, with amino-acid sequence MRQDVCACSLELPPHLGGLIASYGALLEYRVTYTGSRASVTLVYGDPVPPKTGRWRRRRRATGKAQGEPKPAAKPPAATPSVAPPTAVPRKKTGSEEAPAPDVPTSTKGLTRPTPQARTSAPPVVPPIIQAAPVEAPARKIAMVKRKATTPPSGQPDKPGPPSQPPKPDMDGDEPWSLKAGKLTARHAQLSKTNIEDVNFSLHAT; translated from the coding sequence ATGAGACAAGACGTGTGCGCCTGCTCTCTCGAgttacccccccacctggggggattgataGCCAGCTATGGAGCGTTACTGGAGTACCGGGTCacgtataccgggtcacgggcttccgtgaccttggtgtacggggacccggTACCACCGAAGACTGGAagatggaggaggaggagacgTGCGACAGGGAAGGCACAGGGGGAGCCAAAACcggcggctaaaccgccggcagcgaCTCCTTCTGTTGCGCCGCCAACCGCCGTACCCCGGAAGAAGACAGGATCGGAAGAGGCACCAGCCCCGGACGTCCCGACTTCAACCAAAGGTCTGACTAGACCCACTCCACAGGCCAGGACTTCAGCGCCTCCGGTTGTGCCGCCGATTATACAGGCAGCACCCGTTGAGGCGCCGGCCCGAAAGATTGCCATGGTGAAGCGGAAGGcaaccactcccccgagtggccAACCAGACAAGCCAGGCCCTCCGAGTCAACCACCGAAGCCGGACATGGATGGGGACGAGCCTTGGTCACTGAAGGCCGGCAAACTAACAGCACGCCACGCTCAGCTCTCCAAAACCAACATCGAGGACGTCAACTTCTCTCTTCACGCAACCTAA